The following are from one region of the Hydrogenimonas sp. SS33 genome:
- the flgL gene encoding flagellar hook-associated protein FlgL, with translation MRITQNNFYNTFINDQQSIKEQLNRLNQQISSGTKIKYGYEDPQVFAETLRLDYEETTLNQAVDASTDAQNFANNIDSVMFQFTDALTRFKTLLIQAANGSNADANYYAISNELKSLKEHFVNLGNSSINGRYLFSGNKLDVKPLDEKGNYYGNGEELKAVVGAGVEVPYNIPGKDLFFGEDNNVNRSVMTNVALVKKDGSGPVSMDTTLEEITGPGSDYEFTVSGRKSDGTIFQQTIDTLTSGSSVADLLNEIKTAYGDQVDVSLVNGYIQLRDKREGNSLLDFHMVGSYADENNNPQSIDFVKSNGVSGETYADNVPFEKLGGNRFRGNMPQIVLENQSFATNATKLSDTTKVDLAGKSITISVNGTDSTFSIDNTTTFGQLFEEIKNAVNNQTGKPVEAAIDHNGRIKVSSEGLSSFSLSENSAPPVLLFNTNDALTVDDPKHDFFASIDAAIEAVENGLLYPDGKSDALARNPGIENAIARIDHVISHVDKEHTKIGAMSNSLKYAVERNETLKINVQTLRSDILDTDIGEASMKLSQLSLNFQAMMATVAKVQNLSLVNYI, from the coding sequence ATGAGAATCACGCAAAACAACTTTTACAATACTTTTATCAACGACCAGCAGAGCATCAAAGAGCAGTTGAACCGTCTCAATCAGCAGATCTCCTCTGGAACGAAGATCAAATATGGCTACGAAGATCCCCAGGTTTTCGCCGAAACGTTGCGCCTCGACTACGAGGAGACCACCCTGAACCAGGCGGTCGATGCCTCCACCGATGCCCAGAATTTCGCCAACAATATCGACAGTGTCATGTTCCAGTTCACCGACGCGCTGACCCGTTTCAAGACACTTCTGATTCAGGCGGCCAACGGCAGCAATGCCGATGCCAACTACTACGCCATCAGCAATGAGCTCAAGTCACTGAAGGAGCACTTCGTCAACCTGGGGAACAGCTCCATCAACGGCCGCTACCTCTTTTCCGGCAACAAGCTCGACGTCAAACCGCTGGATGAAAAGGGGAACTATTACGGCAACGGCGAAGAGCTCAAGGCGGTCGTGGGTGCAGGGGTGGAAGTACCCTACAACATCCCGGGCAAGGATCTCTTTTTCGGAGAAGACAACAATGTGAACCGCAGCGTCATGACCAATGTCGCACTGGTAAAAAAAGATGGCAGCGGGCCTGTATCTATGGATACCACTCTGGAAGAGATTACGGGCCCGGGCAGCGATTATGAATTTACCGTCAGCGGCCGGAAAAGCGACGGAACGATTTTTCAACAAACCATAGATACATTGACATCCGGAAGCAGCGTTGCCGATTTGCTGAATGAAATAAAAACCGCCTATGGCGATCAGGTGGACGTTTCCCTGGTCAACGGATATATTCAGCTTCGTGACAAACGGGAAGGCAACAGCCTGCTGGATTTCCATATGGTCGGTTCGTATGCAGATGAAAACAACAATCCGCAATCCATTGATTTCGTGAAGTCGAACGGGGTGAGTGGAGAGACCTATGCCGACAATGTTCCGTTTGAAAAATTAGGGGGAAACAGGTTCCGTGGGAATATGCCGCAAATCGTATTGGAAAATCAGTCATTTGCGACCAATGCGACGAAATTGAGTGACACTACAAAAGTGGATCTTGCAGGAAAAAGCATAACTATCAGTGTCAATGGAACAGATTCGACATTTTCCATAGACAACACCACAACATTCGGACAACTTTTCGAAGAGATAAAGAATGCGGTCAATAATCAGACCGGAAAACCTGTTGAAGCGGCAATTGATCATAACGGTCGTATCAAAGTTTCATCCGAAGGGCTTTCTAGTTTTTCACTTTCTGAAAACAGTGCTCCACCTGTCTTGCTTTTCAATACCAATGACGCCTTGACGGTCGACGATCCCAAGCACGATTTTTTCGCTTCCATCGATGCGGCGATCGAGGCGGTGGAAAACGGGCTTCTCTACCCCGACGGAAAGAGTGACGCCCTGGCCAGAAATCCCGGCATCGAAAATGCGATCGCGCGAATCGACCATGTGATATCCCATGTCGACAAGGAGCATACGAAAATCGGCGCGATGTCCAACAGCCTCAAGTATGCCGTCGAACGGAATGAAACCCTCAAAATCAACGTCCAGACGTTGCGGTCGGATATTCTCGACACCGATATCGGCGAAGCTTCCATGAAGCTCAGCCAGCTCAGCCTCAATTTTCAGGCGATGATGGCAACGGTTGCGAAAGTCCAGAATCTCTCTCTGGTTAACTATATATAA
- the coaD gene encoding pantetheine-phosphate adenylyltransferase, whose translation MNPKRVIYPGTFDPITNGHMDIIVRATRLFNEVVVAVAASNEKGPMFSHDERIAMAKAACKKLPSVEVKGFSGLLVDFCRESSSKIIIRGLRAVSDFEYELQMGYANASLDPEIETVYLMPSLENAFISSSVVRAILKHGASCDHLLPPEVSAVIGRRA comes from the coding sequence ATGAACCCCAAACGAGTCATCTACCCCGGGACCTTCGACCCCATCACCAACGGGCATATGGACATTATCGTCCGCGCCACCCGGCTTTTCAACGAGGTGGTCGTGGCGGTGGCCGCCTCCAACGAAAAGGGGCCGATGTTTTCTCACGACGAGCGCATCGCCATGGCCAAAGCTGCCTGCAAAAAACTGCCGAGCGTCGAGGTGAAGGGTTTCTCCGGTCTTCTGGTCGATTTCTGCCGTGAAAGCAGCTCGAAAATCATCATCCGCGGCCTGCGTGCCGTCAGCGACTTCGAATACGAACTCCAGATGGGGTACGCCAACGCTTCGCTGGACCCCGAGATCGAAACGGTCTACCTGATGCCGAGCCTCGAAAACGCCTTCATCAGCTCCTCCGTGGTGCGCGCCATCCTCAAGCACGGCGCCTCCTGCGACCATCTGCTCCCGCCGGAGGTGAGCGCCGTGATAGGCAGGAGGGCGTAA
- a CDS encoding UbiX family flavin prenyltransferase — protein sequence MRLVVAVTGASGVELGLKAVELLPEEVTPYLILSDNAQKVLENENLRRYDNSDIGAPVASGSFPSDAMMVTPCSMNTLAKIACGIADNLTTRAAAVMIKERRPLLLAPREMPYSAIALENMLKLSRLGVIIAPPVMGYYSRQSNLEEMERFIVGKWFDLLGIPNRLYKRWRIEDA from the coding sequence ATGAGGCTGGTCGTCGCCGTCACAGGCGCCAGCGGCGTGGAGCTGGGCCTGAAAGCCGTCGAACTGCTCCCCGAAGAGGTGACCCCCTATCTCATCCTCTCCGACAATGCGCAAAAGGTGCTGGAAAACGAGAACCTGCGCCGCTACGACAACAGCGATATCGGCGCTCCCGTGGCCTCGGGCTCCTTTCCCAGCGACGCCATGATGGTCACCCCCTGCAGCATGAACACCCTCGCCAAAATCGCCTGCGGCATCGCCGACAACCTGACCACCCGCGCCGCCGCCGTGATGATCAAGGAGCGCAGGCCCCTCCTGCTCGCCCCCAGGGAGATGCCCTACAGCGCCATCGCCCTGGAAAACATGCTCAAACTTTCGCGCCTGGGGGTCATCATCGCCCCGCCCGTCATGGGGTACTACAGCCGACAGTCGAATCTGGAGGAGATGGAGCGTTTCATCGTCGGCAAATGGTTCGACCTGCTGGGCATTCCCAACCGGCTCTACAAACGCTGGAGAATCGAGGACGCATGA
- a CDS encoding HU family DNA-binding protein, whose product MKKAEFVQAVAEKAGLSKKDTEAVLDAAIETITEALAAGKSVSFIGFGTFTTAERAARKAKVPGTDRVVEVPATRAVKFKVGKKLKEAVAK is encoded by the coding sequence ATGAAAAAAGCGGAATTCGTTCAGGCAGTAGCCGAAAAAGCGGGATTGTCCAAAAAAGATACCGAAGCGGTACTCGATGCGGCGATCGAAACGATCACCGAAGCGCTCGCGGCCGGCAAAAGTGTCAGCTTCATCGGTTTCGGTACCTTCACCACTGCCGAACGTGCAGCTCGCAAAGCGAAAGTTCCGGGCACAGATCGTGTCGTAGAAGTTCCTGCCACACGCGCCGTCAAATTCAAAGTAGGCAAAAAGCTGAAAGAAGCGGTCGCCAAATAA
- the tmk gene encoding dTMP kinase — protein MYIAFEGIDTAGKSTQIERLRSRFDDVVVTREPGGTELGRRIRAILLDSGGVHPRAEALLFLADRAEHTERIIRPNRRRLILSDRSFISGIAYAHVHEKLPVDTLLQLNRFATDGLFPDAAVLLKLDEKTLQSRLGQKSRDAIERRGTGYMMAVQRTMEELLDLLAIDHIVVDAAQPVEAVTETLTQFIKERQ, from the coding sequence ATGTACATCGCATTCGAGGGGATCGACACCGCCGGCAAAAGCACCCAGATCGAGAGGCTGCGAAGCCGGTTTGACGACGTGGTGGTCACCAGAGAGCCGGGCGGAACGGAGCTTGGCAGGCGCATACGCGCCATACTGCTCGACTCCGGCGGCGTGCACCCCAGGGCCGAAGCCCTCCTCTTTCTCGCCGACCGCGCCGAACACACGGAACGCATCATCCGCCCCAACCGCCGCCGGCTCATCCTCAGCGACCGCTCCTTCATCTCGGGTATCGCCTATGCCCACGTGCACGAAAAGCTCCCCGTCGACACCCTGCTGCAACTCAACCGTTTCGCCACGGACGGCCTCTTTCCCGATGCCGCCGTTTTGCTGAAACTGGATGAGAAGACGCTGCAAAGCCGCCTCGGCCAAAAGAGCCGCGACGCCATCGAACGGCGGGGCACCGGCTACATGATGGCGGTACAGCGGACGATGGAGGAGCTGCTGGACCTGTTGGCCATCGACCATATCGTCGTCGATGCGGCACAGCCCGTGGAAGCCGTCACCGAAACCCTAACCCAATTCATCAAGGAACGCCAATGA
- the flgA gene encoding flagellar basal body P-ring formation chaperone FlgA, with amino-acid sequence MKKTVPECRVETPKSADIRFDLQPPRHYPRFRKSLMAAYRKRYPSLQIEALHIAPTSLRDTLTSDRGCSLRLTPAGLRRDHGTFVAKCGKERHFFRYDLKGSITVYKANHQIKKDKIISLDSVSEATLPFRKFGDTPLWPLHGKGLIARRNIRAGEILTKRMTAPLPDVRKHDRVHCLYDEGAVHIEFDAIALKNGYRGEMITVKKGNGRVMTGIVKGRGLVELR; translated from the coding sequence TTGAAAAAGACGGTGCCGGAGTGCAGGGTCGAAACGCCCAAAAGTGCCGATATTCGCTTCGACCTTCAGCCGCCGCGGCACTATCCCCGTTTTCGCAAAAGCCTCATGGCAGCCTACCGCAAGCGCTACCCCTCCCTGCAAATAGAGGCTTTGCATATCGCCCCCACCTCCTTACGGGACACCCTTACCTCCGACAGGGGTTGCAGCCTCCGTCTCACGCCCGCCGGTCTTCGACGCGACCATGGCACCTTCGTCGCCAAATGCGGTAAAGAGAGGCACTTTTTCCGTTACGACCTGAAGGGCTCCATTACGGTCTATAAAGCCAATCATCAAATAAAAAAAGATAAAATCATTTCCCTGGATTCGGTGTCGGAAGCGACCCTTCCTTTCAGGAAGTTTGGCGACACGCCCCTATGGCCCCTGCATGGAAAAGGCCTTATCGCCAGGCGAAATATCCGTGCGGGGGAGATACTCACGAAACGGATGACGGCGCCGCTTCCGGATGTGAGAAAGCACGACAGGGTCCACTGCCTCTACGACGAAGGGGCGGTCCATATCGAATTCGACGCCATCGCACTGAAAAACGGGTACAGAGGAGAGATGATCACGGTGAAGAAAGGAAACGGACGGGTGATGACAGGCATCGTCAAAGGCCGCGGCCTGGTGGAACTGCGATGA